One part of the Magallana gigas chromosome 5, xbMagGiga1.1, whole genome shotgun sequence genome encodes these proteins:
- the LOC105339568 gene encoding retrovirus-related Pol polyprotein from transposon 17.6, whose amino-acid sequence MIWIGDKGRDIYSTWDLSEEDSKKLDVLYTNFEKHVKPKSNKIYSRYKFLSRVQKDSDTFEEYLTELKLLVKDCEYKDADDMIRDAIVFGTKDHKVRAKCIDEGSDLTLEKAINFARTQEISKAQLKTMNGEDNSINAVATKQKQTPSQYAHGNYGKFNRGTSEKSKYPCRNCGGVHEPRQCPAYGKLCTKCNKKHHFPSVCLSSTTYKEFKPMKPKPHKLHTLHVDDNTNSESESELFIDTIEEVNSLTMDEWKETILVNNIPVKFQLDTGAKCNVMSLATLKATCSEPKIRRKDVPLKSYSGHLIKPMGITSLTCRHRDQDFQVDFYIVREDVQAILGAKTCQEMKMVQRIYSLTPSALPEDIVNSNMYENLFKGLGCLPGMHTIGVDKTVTPVVHPPRKIPIAIKDKVKTELDRMTEMGVIVKQEEPTEWVNSMVTVIKPNGKIRICIDPRDLNKAICREHYPLKTVEEVISQMPNAKIFTKLDATSGFWQLRLDEKSSKLCTFNTPFGRFRFTRLPFGIKSAPEVFQKVISQMVLDIEGAEAIIDDILVWGSNQEEHDARLKRVLERAMEYNLKLSAEKCEFRKSEVTYVGHRLTSKGVKPDPEKIRAVCNMVKPTCLKDLQTFMGFIQYLSKFMPHLSTVSAPLRTLLEKNTAWHWDEEKETSFLKLKDMATNAPILQYYDPSKPLTLSVDASSKGLGAVLIQNQRPVAYASRALTPTQQRYSQIEKETLAIVYGCNKFHEYVYGREVLIETDHKPLQSIFQKSLHKTPPRLQRLLLALEKYDLEVKYKPGKEMFLADHLSRSYLPETKEILVPDINVNEIHLISHLPISQEMYEKFQKETANDEHLQELQDAILDGWPEEKSNVSYNLRPYWTFRDELSVMDGLLYKSSKLIVPRALQNSMLDKIHESHLGIVKCKARAREVLFWIGMSTDVENRVRSCGLCAQHQNINAKEPMLMPEIPDRPWSKLAADLFEHEKHHYLLVVDYFSKWPEVIKLENLSSKTTVNCLKELLSKYGLIDEMITDNGPQFSSADFKDFSSEFEFKHVTSSPHYAQSNGQAERTVQTVKRLIMKSKDLFKALLDYRNTPLDIGLSPAQLFLNRRLKTSLPTSAPLLKPLGLDAKEIAAKLKSRQLNNKIQFDKHAGPGLEPLKAGDAVFLYTEGKWKPGQVIEQHASPRSYVVQSSDGRKLRRNRRHLRATNYRAENAQRNDGMRNCVNPEDLRDSIQLQDRLDHSNEKDANITAEPNNAPVPVQPQTTRSGRTVRPPAKFSDYIE is encoded by the coding sequence ATGATCTGGATAGGAGACAAAGGTAGGGACATTTACTCTACATGGGATCTCTCGGAGGAAGATAGCAAGAAACTAGACGTACTGTATACGAACTTTGAGAAACACGTCAAACCCAAATCAAACAAAATCTATTCCCGATACAAGTTTCTAAGCAGGGTTCAAAAAGATTCGGACACTTTTGAGGAGTATTTGACAGAACTTAAGTTATTAGTGAAAGACTGTGAATACAAAGATGCGGATGACATGATAAGAGACGCCATTGTGTTTGGAACTAAAGACCACAAAGTCAGGGCTAAGTGTATCGACGAGGGTTCAGATTTGACACTTGAGAAGGCAATTAATTTTGCAAGAACTCAGGAAATATCAAAGGCACAGTTGAAAACAATGAATGGTGAAGATAATTCAATAAATGCTGTAGCTACCAAGCAAAAACAAACCCCTTCTCAGTATGCTCATGGAAACTATGGAAAATTCAACAGGGGAACatctgaaaaatcaaaatatccatGCCGAAACTGTGGTGGCGTACACGAACCGAGACAATGTCCTGCCTATGGAAAACTCTGCacaaaatgtaacaaaaagCATCACTTTCCCTCAGTATGTTTGTCATCAACTACATACAAGGAATTCAAGCCTATGAAACCGAAGCCACATAAACTCCACACACTCCACGTGGATGACAACACCAACTCTGAAAGTGAATCAGAACTATTTATCGATACCATAGAAGAAGTAAACTCTCTGACTATGGATGAATGGAAAGAGACAATCCTTGTGAACAATATACCTGTAAAATTTCAGTTGGACACAGGTGCTAAGTGCAATGTTATGTCTTTGGCAACATTGAAAGCCACATGCAGTGAACCTAAAATCCGGAGAAAAGATGTCCCACTCAAGTCATATTCTGGACATCTCATTAAACCTATGGGCATCACCTCCCTTACATGCCGCCACAGAGATCAAGACTTTCAGGTTGACTTTTATATAGTCAGAGAGGATGTACAAGCTATTCTTGGAGCAAAAACTTGTCAAGAAATGAAGATGGTGCAACGCATTTACAGCTTGACTCCTAGTGCATTACCGGAAGACATAGTAAATAGCAACATGtatgaaaatttgttcaaaGGCCTTGGATGCTTGCCTGGCATGCACACTATAGGTGTAGACAAAACAGTCACTCCAGTAGTACATCCACCAAGAAAGATACCTATTGCAATCAAGGACAAAGTCAAGACAGAATTGGATCGAATGACCGAGATGGGAGTTATTGTGAAACAGGAAGAACCTACAGAATGGGTTAACTCGATGGTCACAGTCATTAAACCGAATGGCAAAATTAGAATTTGTATTGACCCAAGAGACTTAAATAAAGCAATTTGTCGTGAACACTATCCTCTTAAAACAGTGGAGGAAGTTATTTCACAGATGCCAAATGCCAAAATATTCACCAAACTGGATGCCACTAGTGGATTCTGGCAACTTAGACTGGATGAGAAAAGCTCAAAATTATGCACGTTTAACACTCCATTTGGACGCTTTAGATTTACACGCTTACCTTTCGGCATCAAATCGGCTCCAGAAGTGTTCCAGAAAGTGATCTCGCAAATGGTCTTGGATATCGAGGGAGCAGAAGCCATTATTGATGACATCCTGGTGTGGGGATCCAATCAGGAAGAACATGACGCAAGATTGAAGAGAGTGTTAGAGAGAGCAATGGAGTACAATCTCAAACTCAGTGCAGAAAAATGTGAATTTAGAAAATCGGAAGTCACATATGTTGGCCATAGACTCACAAGCAAAGGAGTCAAACCTGATCCAGAAAAAATCAGAGCTGTATGCAACATGGTAAAACCGACATGCTTGAAAGATCTACAAACATTTATGGGATTCATCCAATATCTCAGCAAATTCATGCCTCACTTGTCTACAGTCAGTGCACCCCTAAGAACACTGCTGGAGAAGAACACAGCATGGCACTGGGATGAAGAGAAGGAAACAAGCTTCCTTAAACTCAAGGATATGGCTACAAATGCACCTATTCTTCAGTATTATGACCCGAGCAAACCTCTTACACTTAGTGTTGATGCTAGCTCAAAAGGACTAGGCGCAGTACTTATCCAAAATCAGAGACCAGTTGCTTACGCATCTAGAGCACTTACGCCAACTCAACAGAGGTACTctcaaattgagaaagagacCCTAGCAATTGTGTATGGTTGCAACAAATTTCATGAATATGTTTATGGACGTGAAGTACTCATAGAGACTGACCACAAACCATTGCAGtcaattttccaaaaatctcTTCACAAAACACCTCCAAGACTTCAACGACTCCTACTTGCACTAGAAAAATATGACCTTGAAGTCAAGTACAAACCTGGTAAGGAGATGTTCTTAGCAGACCATCTGAGCAGATCATACCTACCTGAAACCAAAGAAATACTAGTTCCTGATATCAATGTCAATGAGATCCATCTCATTTCTCATTTACCAATCTCACAAGAGATGTACGAGAAGTTCCAGAAAGAAACTGCAAATGATGAACACCTACAGGAACTACAAGACGCCATATTGGATGGATGGCCTGAAGAAAAAAGCAATGTTTCCTATAACTTGCGACCTTATTGGACCTTCAGAGATGAGCTATCTGTCATGGACGGACTTCTCTACAAGTCAAGCAAACTCATTGTACCCAGAGCACTACAGAACTCAATGCTGGACAAGATTCATGAATCGCATCTTGGGATAGTCAAGTGCAAAGCACGTGCCCGTGAAGTTCTCTTTTGGATTGGCATGTCAACAGATGTCGAGAACCGAGTTAGGTCATGTGGACTATGTGCACAACATCAAAACATCAATGCAAAGGAACCAATGCTAATGCCAGAGATACCAGATCGGCCCTGGTCGAAACTAGCTGCAGACCTATTTGAACACGAGAAACACCATTACCTACTAGTCGTTGATTATTTTTCCAAATGGCCCGAAGTAATAAAACTAGAAAACCTGTCAAGCAAAACAACTGTCAACTGCTTAAAAGAGCTGCTTTCAAAATACGGACTCATCGATGAAATGATTACCGACAATGGACCCCAGTTTTCCTCTGCGGATTTCAAAGACTTTTCGTCTGAGTTCGAATTTAAACATGTAACCAGCAGTCCACACTACGCTCAATCAAATGGCCAGGCAGAACGAACTGTACAAACAGTCAAAAGGCTCATCATGAAATCTAAAGACCTGTTCAAGGCACTCTTGGACTACCGAAACACACCGCTAGACATCGGATTATCACCAGCACAACTTTTTCTCAACCGCCGACTTAAAACATCACTTCCAACCTCTGCGCCCTTGCTAAAACCTCTTGGATTAGATGCCAAAGAAATCGCAGCCAAATTAAAATCTCGCCAACTGAATAATAAAATCCAATTTGACAAACATGCAGGACCTGGATTGGAACCGCTTAAGGCAGGAGACGCAGTATTTCTGTACACAGAGGGAAAATGGAAACCTGGTCAAGTCATTGAACAGCATGCATCACCTAGATCCTACGTTGTTCAGTCGTCAGATGGAAGAAAATTGCGTAGGAACCGAAGACACCTTCGCGCAACCAACTACCGTGCTGAGAATGCACAGCGAAATGATGGCATGCGAAATTGTGTGAATCCTGAAGATTTGCGTGATAGCATTCAGTTACAGGACCGTTTGGACCACAGTAATGAAAAAGATGCAAACATCACTGCTGAACCAAACAACGCACCTGTTCCAGTTCAACCCCAAACCACGCGCTCAGGCAGGACCGTCAGACCACCAGCAAAATTCAGTGACTATATTGAATGA
- the LOC105327777 gene encoding dynein regulatory complex protein 1 gives MSSSGEEDETGPSVDSMDPEERIQARRERINRRIDAAKRAELGEDPNDKKEVKEELSKSRKQVEQSRLRLTKLKQDGNELVTNIRVAGDSREAARRAEDDDAKRQRKDRLEQEAKSGAEKFEEITKKWEQALQKEIPQSLYQMLRQQKDACKAIVLDKNKLIKDFQEELQKKDDLYIKDLKKQADDIDLMIERMEEQIKSLSTSYKTEIEEIERAFVAERNELLEQHKKKWEERMEFRRQKEIEYMKAREKRVEDYEQQLHNIRVQDAEEYNRIKIRMETDVQILEQQLQQMRATYQLNQEKLDYNFQVLKKRDEENQITRNQQKRKITRLQDVLNGLRIKIAKQEKQYRDENQQLTEDYKRITEQFRDLQRKSRHFMQADSKKFEDVWCMNEAECKELVTTLVEADRAIHEQQLGIQYQNPDLSFADNVGPIKSAASQKGGMSAQQLVQEILSQAESQGEKEEEEDDDIPSDRKLPKSTLLSKISATTIKSVLEVLCDESGFLVESKLNKLLAPLEKDERSLMKLDAIFSALGIDTEEDVHLLASYFMHVKGGKKPEEEEEEKETTMEETQTEGDMDDIDAEIRKLTGKEGDVDSSKSETIELIHHNEVMKALRAFVEENRQPSKERVKQSQFKIASLEERDSSEDSDYWASYAKLVDEKKERLWDALVEGLEKYSEVLTSRSGLINETDALRQQNAELRMLLHQYVNSKVNAELEIPPTRVLQLEMNPR, from the exons AGCTGAACTTGGGGAAGATCCTAATGACAAAAAGGAGGTCAAAGAAGAACTCAGCAAGAGCCGGAAGCAGGTTGAACAGAGTCGTCTAAGATTGACAAAGTTAAAGCAGGATGGCAATGAGCTAGTAACAAATATACGAGTTGCTGGAGATTCCCGTGAAGCAGCAAGGCGTGCGGAGGATGATGATGCAAAGAGACAGAG GAAAGACAGACTGGAGCAGGAAGCCAAATCAGGGGCAGAAAAGTTCGAAGAG atCACAAAGAAATGGGAGCAAGCATTACAAAAAGAGATTCCCCAGTCTTTGTATCAG atgTTGAGACAACAAAAAGATGCATGCAAAGCAATTGTTCTGGATAAAAACAAACTCATTAAAGACTTTCAAGAG GAGTTGCAAAAGAAAGATGACTTGTACATAAAGGATCTGAAGAAGCAAGCTGATGATATCGATTTGATGATTGAGAGAATGGAAGAGCAGATCAAAAGTCTGAGTACATCGTACAAAACAGAGATTGAGGAGATTGAG AGAGCATTTGTGGCAGAGAGGAATGAATTGTTAGAGCAACATAAAAAGAAATGGGAGGAGAGAATGGAATTCAGAAGACAGAAGGAAATAGAGTACATGAAGGCTCGGGAGAAGAGAGTGGAAGATTATGAACAACAGCTCCATAACATTAGAGTGCAGGATGCAGAGGAATACAACAGGATCAAGATCCGAATGGAAACTGATGTCCAG ATTTTGGAACAGCAATTACAGCAGATGAGGGCAACTTACCAGTTAAACCAGGAGAAACTAGACTACAACTTCCAGGTGTTGAAGAAGAGGGATGAAGAGAACCAGATTACAAGGAaccaacaaaaaagaaaaatcaccaG GTTACAGGATGTGTTGAATGGACTGAGGATAAAGATAGCAAAACAGGAGAAGCAATACAG GGATGAAAACCAGCAGCTAACTGAGGACTACAAGAGAATCACAGAACAATTCAGAGATCTCCAGAGGAAATCTAG GCATTTTATGCAGGCAGATTCTAAGAAGTTTGAGGATGTGTGGTGCATGAATGAGGCGGAGTGCAAGGAGCTGGTAACCACACTGGTGGAGGCTGATAGGGCCATCCACGAACAACAGCTGGGAATACAGTATCAAAACCCAGACCT GTCCTTTGCAGACAATGTTGGCCCCATTAAGAGTGCTGCAAGTCAGAAAGGAGGCATGTCTGCTCAACAGCTGGTCCAAGAAATTTTGTCACAAGCTG AGAGCCAGGGCGAgaaggaggaggaggaggatgaTGACATTCCCTCGGACAGGAAGCTTCCCAAGAGCACCCTGTTGTCCAAGATCTCTGCCACCACCATCAAAAGCGTGCTGGAAGTTCTGTGTGACGAATCG GGATTTTTGGTTGAGTCCAAGCTGAACAAACTCTTGGCTCCTTTGGAGAAGGACGAAAGGTCTCTGATGAAGTTGGATGCCATCTTCAGT GCTCTAGGAATTGACACAGAGGAGGATGTCCATTTGTTGGCCAGTTACTTCATGCATGTCAAGGGGGGCAAGAAGCCAGAAGAGGAGGAAGAAGAG AAGGAAACAACAATGGAGGAAACCCAGACAGAAGGAGAT ATGGATGATATTGATGCCGAAATCAGAAAATTGACAGGCAAGGAAGGCGATGTTGATTCATCCAAGAGTGAAACAATAGAGTTGATCCACCACAATGAAGTGATGAAGGCTCTGAGAGCCTTTGTAGAGGAGAACAGACAACCATCCAA AGAGAGGGTGAAACAGTCCCAGTTTAAGATTGCCTCCCTGGAGGAGCGAGATAGTTCAGAGGACTCAGACTACTGGGCCAGCTATGCCAAACTAGTGGATGAGAAGAAAGAGAGGCTCTGGGATGCTCTTGTAGAAGGACTAGAGAAATACAG TGAGGTTCTGACATCCAGATCTGGCCTCATAAATGAGACTGATGCTCTTCGCCAACAAAATGCCGAACTCCGAATGCTACTCCATCAATATGTGAATTCTAAG gtTAATGCTGAATTGGAAATTCCACCAACAAGAGTTTTACAGCTTGAAATGAATCCTCGATAA
- the LOC105327776 gene encoding UDP-N-acetylglucosamine transporter TMEM241 homolog isoform X1, with amino-acid sequence MMLTVKGEDRRMASAIGIYAILFVLTNFVNKYVLSVLEFKYPTVFQGWQTLVGFIVLRLLVITKHVPAMLTDTQRSDWVRWIPGMMLFAGSVYSGSKGLANLPVPVFFALQNLSSVIVCGVQMIITQTLIIYNRPLMYFELTSFFTYCMMMLTVISSVVIIHSDPQFNQQGYIWVGLHIVFTGGLQIYSKLSTGRLQASSLEKLYCNYIYCIILFAPSSYLIGDALEAASFPYLYFSKFWFGCILSGVFGVLLSLHSINLQEKESGPVNFAKVQGCSKILASFLSYLVFSDFYTANFAMWILINLLAGLSVEDSQLCTTDKEDSEDSSHYNGTGTFPPTSRHNVLFEDYIKDDKDYIDDFTGPDDL; translated from the exons ATGATGCTAACAGTTAAGGGGGAGGACAGGAGAATGGCATCAGCCATAGGAATCTATGCCATATTGTTTGtccttacaaattttgtaaacaag TATGTTCTCTCAGTTCTGGAATTCAAATACCCAACCGTGTTTCAAGG ATGGCAGACTCTAGTTGGATTCATTGTGCTCCGTCTTCTTGTCATTACAAAACATGTTCCAGCAATGCTGACAGACACTCAAAG GTCGGACTGGGTTCGGTGGATACCAGGCATGATGTTGTTTGCCGGCTCAGTTTACTCGGGTTCTAAAGGTCTGGCTAACCTG CCAGTGCCTGTGTTCTTTGCTCTCCAGAACTTATCCTCAGTCATTGTGTGTGGGGTCCAGATGATCATTACTCAAACA CTCATTATTTACAATAGGCCATTAATGTATTTTGAG CTCACAAGCTTTTTCACCTACTGTATGATGATGTTGACAGTCATATCTTCTGTGGTCATCATTCACAGTGATCCTCAG tttaaccAACAAGGATATATATGGGTTGGATTACACATTGTATTTACGg GGGGGCTACAAATTTATTCAAAGTTGTCAACAGGGAGATTGCAAGCTAG TTCTTTAGAAAAGCTATATTGCAATTATATTTACTG cataattttgtttgcacCGTCCAGTTATTTGATTG GTGATGCACTGGAAGCAGCCAGCTTTCCTTATCTGTATTTTTCAAAGTTCTGGTTTGGCTGCATTCTAAG tggtgTGTTTGGTGTTTTATTAAGTTTACATTCCATAAACTTACAAGAAAAAGAATCGGGACCAGTAAATTTTGCCAAAGTTCAAGGCTGCTCAAAG ATTTTAGCTTCCTTCTTGTCATATTTGGTGTTCAGTGACTTCTATACAGCAAACTTTGCAATGTG gattttaataaatttgttgGCTGGACTCAGTGTAGAAGATTCTCAGCTGTGTACAACTGACAAAGAGGATTCTGAAG attCCAGCCATTACAACGGTACCGGTACATTTCCGCCAACAAGTCGACATAATGTTCTCTTTGAGGATTACATTAAGGATGATAAAGATTACATTGATGATTTTACAGGACCAGATGACCTTTGA
- the LOC105327776 gene encoding UDP-N-acetylglucosamine transporter TMEM241 homolog isoform X2, which produces MMLTVKGEDRRMASAIGIYAILFVLTNFVNKYVLSVLEFKYPTVFQGWQTLVGFIVLRLLVITKHVPAMLTDTQRSDWVRWIPGMMLFAGSVYSGSKGLANLPVPVFFALQNLSSVIVCGVQMIITQTLTSFFTYCMMMLTVISSVVIIHSDPQFNQQGYIWVGLHIVFTGGLQIYSKLSTGRLQASSLEKLYCNYIYCIILFAPSSYLIGDALEAASFPYLYFSKFWFGCILSGVFGVLLSLHSINLQEKESGPVNFAKVQGCSKILASFLSYLVFSDFYTANFAMWILINLLAGLSVEDSQLCTTDKEDSEDSSHYNGTGTFPPTSRHNVLFEDYIKDDKDYIDDFTGPDDL; this is translated from the exons ATGATGCTAACAGTTAAGGGGGAGGACAGGAGAATGGCATCAGCCATAGGAATCTATGCCATATTGTTTGtccttacaaattttgtaaacaag TATGTTCTCTCAGTTCTGGAATTCAAATACCCAACCGTGTTTCAAGG ATGGCAGACTCTAGTTGGATTCATTGTGCTCCGTCTTCTTGTCATTACAAAACATGTTCCAGCAATGCTGACAGACACTCAAAG GTCGGACTGGGTTCGGTGGATACCAGGCATGATGTTGTTTGCCGGCTCAGTTTACTCGGGTTCTAAAGGTCTGGCTAACCTG CCAGTGCCTGTGTTCTTTGCTCTCCAGAACTTATCCTCAGTCATTGTGTGTGGGGTCCAGATGATCATTACTCAAACA CTCACAAGCTTTTTCACCTACTGTATGATGATGTTGACAGTCATATCTTCTGTGGTCATCATTCACAGTGATCCTCAG tttaaccAACAAGGATATATATGGGTTGGATTACACATTGTATTTACGg GGGGGCTACAAATTTATTCAAAGTTGTCAACAGGGAGATTGCAAGCTAG TTCTTTAGAAAAGCTATATTGCAATTATATTTACTG cataattttgtttgcacCGTCCAGTTATTTGATTG GTGATGCACTGGAAGCAGCCAGCTTTCCTTATCTGTATTTTTCAAAGTTCTGGTTTGGCTGCATTCTAAG tggtgTGTTTGGTGTTTTATTAAGTTTACATTCCATAAACTTACAAGAAAAAGAATCGGGACCAGTAAATTTTGCCAAAGTTCAAGGCTGCTCAAAG ATTTTAGCTTCCTTCTTGTCATATTTGGTGTTCAGTGACTTCTATACAGCAAACTTTGCAATGTG gattttaataaatttgttgGCTGGACTCAGTGTAGAAGATTCTCAGCTGTGTACAACTGACAAAGAGGATTCTGAAG attCCAGCCATTACAACGGTACCGGTACATTTCCGCCAACAAGTCGACATAATGTTCTCTTTGAGGATTACATTAAGGATGATAAAGATTACATTGATGATTTTACAGGACCAGATGACCTTTGA